The following proteins are encoded in a genomic region of Actinomadura sp. NAK00032:
- a CDS encoding DUF2630 family protein, with amino-acid sequence MDEKAILDRINEFIEEEHGLRQAHERAETSDAEAQERLRRLEVALDQCWDLLRQRRARMAAGQNPDDAEVRPAGEVEGYLQ; translated from the coding sequence ATGGACGAGAAGGCCATTCTGGACCGTATCAACGAGTTCATCGAGGAGGAGCACGGCCTGCGGCAGGCGCACGAGCGCGCCGAGACGAGCGACGCCGAGGCGCAGGAGCGGCTGCGGCGGCTGGAAGTGGCGCTCGACCAGTGCTGGGACCTGCTGCGCCAGCGCCGCGCCCGGATGGCGGCGGGGCAGAACCCGGACGACGCCGAGGTCCGCCCCGCCGGTGAGGTGGAGGGCTACCTGCAGTAG
- a CDS encoding L-lactate permease, producing the protein MYQQVLDPIADSLGWSSLVAALPLAVLFVLLGGVRMRAWLASLIALAVSLAVAIWAYGMPAGQALLAGTEGAAFGFYPILWIVINALWVYNITVTTGHFDVLRRSFAQVSDDHRLQAVLIAFSFGALLEALAGFGTPVAVTSVMLIALGFQPIKAAVLALTANTAPVAFGAMATPILTLGKVTGESSDTLGAMVGRQTPILAVFVPLVLVAIVDGRRGLRETWPTALLCGAAFGVAQYVTANFISVPLADVVASLVSAAAVVLAVRLRPHRAARPAPVAGGAADEPTPEFAARVEKGGEPDPRAEVARAYAPYAIIIAVFVVCQIDQVKEQLDKATRTFSWPGLDLTGPTGKPLTLPTFNFNYLTTPGTQMLVAGLITMAVLGVGLGKALRAYWTTLVQLKWAIITVMAVLALAFVMNASGQTVTLGTWMAGAGGAFALLSPVLGWLGTAVTGSDTSSNSLFGALQVTAANKADLSPVLMAATNSSGGVLGKMVSPQNLAIAAAAVGLDGREGDIFRRVVLWSLLFLAGMCLLSGLQSTGVLGWMVP; encoded by the coding sequence GTGTACCAGCAGGTCCTCGATCCCATCGCCGATTCGCTCGGCTGGAGCTCACTGGTCGCCGCGCTGCCGCTCGCCGTGCTGTTCGTGCTGCTCGGCGGCGTCCGCATGCGCGCGTGGCTCGCGTCCCTGATCGCGCTGGCCGTCTCCCTGGCCGTCGCGATCTGGGCCTACGGAATGCCCGCCGGCCAGGCGCTCCTCGCCGGCACCGAGGGCGCCGCGTTCGGCTTCTACCCGATCCTGTGGATCGTCATCAACGCGCTCTGGGTCTACAACATCACCGTCACCACCGGCCACTTCGACGTGCTCCGCCGCTCGTTCGCGCAGGTCAGCGACGACCACCGGCTGCAAGCCGTGCTGATCGCGTTCTCCTTCGGCGCGCTGCTGGAGGCCCTCGCGGGCTTCGGTACCCCCGTCGCGGTCACGTCCGTCATGCTGATCGCGCTCGGCTTCCAGCCGATCAAGGCCGCCGTCCTCGCCCTCACCGCCAACACCGCCCCGGTCGCGTTCGGCGCGATGGCGACGCCGATCCTCACCCTCGGCAAGGTCACCGGGGAGTCCAGCGACACGCTCGGCGCGATGGTCGGGCGGCAGACCCCGATCCTCGCGGTGTTCGTCCCGCTCGTCCTCGTCGCCATCGTGGACGGGCGGCGCGGCCTGCGCGAGACCTGGCCCACCGCCCTGCTGTGCGGCGCCGCGTTCGGCGTCGCGCAGTACGTCACCGCCAACTTCATCTCGGTGCCGCTCGCCGACGTCGTCGCGTCCCTGGTCTCGGCCGCCGCGGTCGTGCTCGCCGTCCGGCTGCGCCCGCACCGGGCGGCCCGGCCCGCGCCGGTCGCCGGCGGCGCCGCCGACGAGCCCACCCCCGAGTTCGCCGCGCGCGTCGAGAAGGGCGGCGAGCCGGACCCGCGCGCCGAGGTCGCCCGCGCCTACGCCCCCTACGCGATCATCATCGCGGTCTTCGTGGTCTGCCAGATCGACCAGGTCAAGGAGCAGCTGGACAAGGCCACCCGGACGTTCTCCTGGCCCGGCCTCGACCTCACCGGCCCGACCGGGAAGCCGCTCACCCTGCCGACCTTCAATTTCAACTACCTGACCACGCCCGGCACGCAGATGCTCGTCGCCGGGCTGATCACCATGGCCGTGCTCGGGGTCGGCCTCGGCAAGGCCCTGCGCGCCTACTGGACGACCCTCGTCCAGCTCAAGTGGGCGATCATCACGGTGATGGCGGTGCTCGCGCTGGCGTTCGTGATGAACGCGTCCGGGCAGACGGTCACGCTCGGCACGTGGATGGCCGGGGCGGGCGGCGCGTTCGCGCTGCTGTCCCCGGTCCTCGGGTGGCTCGGCACGGCCGTGACCGGGTCGGACACCTCGTCCAACTCGCTGTTCGGCGCGCTGCAGGTCACCGCCGCGAACAAGGCGGACCTGTCGCCGGTGCTGATGGCCGCGACCAACAGCTCCGGCGGCGTCCTCGGCAAGATGGTGTCCCCGCAGAACCTCGCCATCGCGGCCGCCGCCGTGGGCCTGGACGGGCGCGAGGGCGACATCTTCCGCCGCGTCGTGCTGTGGAGCCTGCTGTTCCTCGCCGGGATGTGCCTGCTGTCGGGCCTCCAGTCGACCGGCGTGCTCGGCTGGATGGTCCCGTGA